One part of the Lachnospiraceae bacterium JLR.KK002 genome encodes these proteins:
- a CDS encoding hydroxyethylthiazole kinase, which produces MDGKQIAAIFQNIRRGKYLIHMIPNTVSAPLCADGLAALGARPLMAVAPEEMEEIVMQADGCVVNLGQMNREKLAAAETALKTAAKEEKPTVVDPVGCGASVFRQQAVRKLFQIPWKGIVKGNRSELYSIQQGKLTGEGIDSLENRRLTGDIRLGSVYLATGESDCILWKTGRMEIPHKGRLRQNMVGSGCLAGAVAGACNTAVRGMRKEQNQDAAGSGEDNLLQEMILAAAAASLGMAFALEYAGRAAGYGAARTALLDGIGMLSDSCFSDWLKRRDL; this is translated from the coding sequence ATGGATGGAAAGCAGATAGCGGCGATATTCCAAAATATCAGACGGGGAAAATATCTGATACATATGATACCCAATACGGTTTCCGCCCCTTTGTGCGCCGACGGTCTTGCGGCTCTGGGGGCCAGGCCTCTGATGGCAGTGGCGCCGGAAGAAATGGAAGAAATTGTCATGCAGGCCGATGGATGTGTGGTGAATCTGGGCCAGATGAACCGGGAGAAGCTGGCGGCGGCAGAGACTGCGCTGAAAACTGCGGCAAAAGAGGAGAAACCCACGGTGGTGGATCCGGTGGGCTGCGGAGCCTCTGTGTTCCGGCAGCAGGCAGTCCGGAAGCTGTTTCAGATTCCATGGAAAGGAATTGTCAAAGGCAACCGTTCAGAATTGTACAGTATTCAGCAGGGAAAGCTGACCGGAGAGGGTATAGATTCCCTGGAGAACCGACGTCTGACCGGAGATATCCGGCTCGGCAGTGTCTATCTGGCAACGGGAGAATCCGACTGCATTTTATGGAAAACGGGCAGGATGGAAATCCCCCATAAGGGCAGGCTCCGTCAGAATATGGTGGGAAGCGGTTGCCTGGCGGGAGCAGTGGCCGGGGCCTGCAATACGGCAGTCCGCGGAATGAGAAAGGAACAGAATCAGGATGCCGCCGGGAGCGGGGAAGACAACCTGCTGCAGGAAATGATACTGGCGGCTGCAGCCGCTTCCCTCGGCATGGCATTTGCACTGGAATATGCGGGGCGGGCGGCAGGCTACGGAGCAGCCAGAACTGCCCTGTTAGACGGGATTGGAATGTTGTCGGATTCCTGCTTTTCGGACTGGCTGAAAAGGAGAGATTTATGA